Proteins from one Moritella sp. F3 genomic window:
- a CDS encoding MBL fold metallo-hydrolase gives MQVKVIPVTPFEQNCSLLICPETKKAAIVDPGGDIDKILSQIKKHGVEVEKIFLTHGHMDHVGGTEALAEALQVSIEGPHIADKFWLDQLPMQGQMFGFPHVPPFAPQRWLEHGDSITFGNQQLTALHTPGHTPGHVVFNHVETKQVIVGDVLFSGSIGRTDFPQGCFNTLMTAIKGQLWTLPEETVFFPGHGPTSTIGHEKRTNPHVR, from the coding sequence ATGCAAGTTAAAGTCATTCCAGTTACGCCTTTTGAACAAAATTGCAGTCTATTAATCTGCCCTGAAACCAAAAAAGCTGCGATCGTTGATCCCGGTGGTGACATTGATAAGATTCTTAGCCAAATAAAAAAACACGGTGTAGAAGTAGAGAAGATCTTTCTAACCCATGGTCATATGGATCACGTTGGCGGTACTGAAGCACTTGCAGAAGCACTACAGGTATCAATTGAAGGCCCGCATATTGCCGACAAATTCTGGTTAGATCAATTACCGATGCAGGGACAAATGTTTGGTTTTCCACACGTACCACCATTTGCACCACAACGCTGGTTAGAGCACGGCGATAGCATTACATTTGGTAATCAGCAATTAACAGCACTCCACACACCAGGACATACTCCAGGTCATGTGGTATTTAATCACGTAGAGACTAAACAAGTTATTGTCGGTGATGTACTATTCAGTGGCTCTATAGGTCGTACTGATTTTCCGCAAGGCTGCTTTAATACCTTAATGACGGCAATCAAAGGCCAGTTATGGACATTACCAGAAGAAACCGTATTCTTCCCAGGTCATGGACCAACATCGACTATCGGTCATGAAAAAAGAACCAATCCTCACGTAAGATAA